One segment of Alnus glutinosa chromosome 2, dhAlnGlut1.1, whole genome shotgun sequence DNA contains the following:
- the LOC133861947 gene encoding F-box protein At5g07670 isoform X2 has protein sequence MSFSVEKPGSPSPPPSVKKRTPRWSELWLKNSKKPLKNHVVFTMQLQPPTPTPTPTTKKFSQTPTPNLPKSDPITLLPDHLLLNILSKLPDSQRNPNSLVCKRWLNLQGRLVRSLRLFDWQFLHSGRLLFRFPNLTHVDLVSGCFFSPRNSGILLSHRVVSVHIGSGFSKSWKVCEDSLLPVEVVDRGLEVLASGCPNLRKLAVIGASELGLLSVADECLTLQELELQNCNDDVLRGIAACTNLQVLRLVGNVDGFYSSVVSDIGLTILAQGCKRLVKLELCGCEGSFDGIKAIGQCCLMLEELTIRDHRMDGGWLAGLSYCENLKTLRFQSCREIDPSPGPDEFLGCCPALERFHLQKCQLRDKKSVRAMFMVCGAVRELVFQDCWGLDNDMFSLAGTCREGYGIAA, from the exons ATGTCGTTCTCGGTGGAGAAACCTGGAAGCCCTAGCCCCCCGCCGTCAGTGAAGAAGAGGACCCCAAGATGGTCGGAGCTCTGGCTCAAGAACTCCAAGAAGCCCCTCAAGAACCATGTGGTCTTCACCATGCAGCTCCagccccccacccccacccccacccccaccaccAAGAAGTTCTCCCAAACCCCGACCCCCAATTTGCCCAAATCCGACCCCATTACCCTCCTCCCTGATCACCTCCTCCTCAACATCCTCTCCAAACTCCCCGATTCCCAGCGCAATCCCAACTCCCTCGTCTGCAAGCGCTGGCTCAACCTCCAGGGTCGCCTCGTCCGCTCCTTGAGGCTCTTCGACTGGCAATTTCTCCACTCGGGTCGCTTGCTTTTCCGCTTCCCCAATCTCACCCACGTCGATTTGGTTTCTGGGTGTTTCTTTTCGCCCCGGAATTCGGGTATTCTGCTGAGCCACAGGGTTGTTTCGGTGCATATCGGATCCGGGTTTTCCAAGTCCTGGAAGGTGTGCGAGGATAGCTTGTTGCCCGTGGAGGTTGTTGACAGAGGGCTAGAAGTGTTGGCGAGCGGTTGCCCCAATCTGCGCAAGCTTGCGGTGATTGGCGCTAGTGAGTTGGGGCTGTTGAGTGTGGCCGATGAGTGCTTGACGCTCCAAGAATTGGAGTTGCAGAATTGTAACGACGACGTGTTGCGTGGCATTGCGGCGTGTACGAATTTGCAAGTGTTGAGGTTGGTTGGGAATGTGGATGGGTTTTATAGTTCAGTGGTTTCGGATATTGGGTTGACGATATTGGCACAGGGGTGTAAGAGGTTGGTGAAGCTTGAGCTTTGTGGGTGTGAAGGGAGCTTTGATGGGATCAAGGCGATTGGGCAGTGTTGCCTAATGTTGGAGGAGTTGACCATTCGTGATCATAGGATGGATGGTGGGTGGTTGGCGGGGCTCTCGTATTGTGAGAATTTGAAGACTTTAAGGTTTCAGTCCTGTCGAGAGATCGATCCGAGTCCGGGGCCGGACGAGTTTTTGGGTTGTTGCCCGGCACTTGAAAGGTTCCATCTGCAGAAGTGTCAGTTGCGGGATAAGAAAAGCGTGAGAGCGATGTTTATGGTGTGCGGTGCTGTGAGGGAGTTGGTTTTTCAGGACTGTTGGGGCTTGGATAATGACATGTTCAGCTTGGCTGGTACTTGCAG AGAAGGCTATGGTATAGCTGCTTGA
- the LOC133861947 gene encoding F-box protein At5g07670 isoform X1, which produces MSFSVEKPGSPSPPPSVKKRTPRWSELWLKNSKKPLKNHVVFTMQLQPPTPTPTPTTKKFSQTPTPNLPKSDPITLLPDHLLLNILSKLPDSQRNPNSLVCKRWLNLQGRLVRSLRLFDWQFLHSGRLLFRFPNLTHVDLVSGCFFSPRNSGILLSHRVVSVHIGSGFSKSWKVCEDSLLPVEVVDRGLEVLASGCPNLRKLAVIGASELGLLSVADECLTLQELELQNCNDDVLRGIAACTNLQVLRLVGNVDGFYSSVVSDIGLTILAQGCKRLVKLELCGCEGSFDGIKAIGQCCLMLEELTIRDHRMDGGWLAGLSYCENLKTLRFQSCREIDPSPGPDEFLGCCPALERFHLQKCQLRDKKSVRAMFMVCGAVRELVFQDCWGLDNDMFSLAGTCRRVEFLSLEGCSLLTTEGLASVILSWKELQSLRVVSCKNIKDSEISPSLSTLFSVFKELKWRPNTKSLLPSSLVGTGMGKKGSKFFKRM; this is translated from the exons ATGTCGTTCTCGGTGGAGAAACCTGGAAGCCCTAGCCCCCCGCCGTCAGTGAAGAAGAGGACCCCAAGATGGTCGGAGCTCTGGCTCAAGAACTCCAAGAAGCCCCTCAAGAACCATGTGGTCTTCACCATGCAGCTCCagccccccacccccacccccacccccaccaccAAGAAGTTCTCCCAAACCCCGACCCCCAATTTGCCCAAATCCGACCCCATTACCCTCCTCCCTGATCACCTCCTCCTCAACATCCTCTCCAAACTCCCCGATTCCCAGCGCAATCCCAACTCCCTCGTCTGCAAGCGCTGGCTCAACCTCCAGGGTCGCCTCGTCCGCTCCTTGAGGCTCTTCGACTGGCAATTTCTCCACTCGGGTCGCTTGCTTTTCCGCTTCCCCAATCTCACCCACGTCGATTTGGTTTCTGGGTGTTTCTTTTCGCCCCGGAATTCGGGTATTCTGCTGAGCCACAGGGTTGTTTCGGTGCATATCGGATCCGGGTTTTCCAAGTCCTGGAAGGTGTGCGAGGATAGCTTGTTGCCCGTGGAGGTTGTTGACAGAGGGCTAGAAGTGTTGGCGAGCGGTTGCCCCAATCTGCGCAAGCTTGCGGTGATTGGCGCTAGTGAGTTGGGGCTGTTGAGTGTGGCCGATGAGTGCTTGACGCTCCAAGAATTGGAGTTGCAGAATTGTAACGACGACGTGTTGCGTGGCATTGCGGCGTGTACGAATTTGCAAGTGTTGAGGTTGGTTGGGAATGTGGATGGGTTTTATAGTTCAGTGGTTTCGGATATTGGGTTGACGATATTGGCACAGGGGTGTAAGAGGTTGGTGAAGCTTGAGCTTTGTGGGTGTGAAGGGAGCTTTGATGGGATCAAGGCGATTGGGCAGTGTTGCCTAATGTTGGAGGAGTTGACCATTCGTGATCATAGGATGGATGGTGGGTGGTTGGCGGGGCTCTCGTATTGTGAGAATTTGAAGACTTTAAGGTTTCAGTCCTGTCGAGAGATCGATCCGAGTCCGGGGCCGGACGAGTTTTTGGGTTGTTGCCCGGCACTTGAAAGGTTCCATCTGCAGAAGTGTCAGTTGCGGGATAAGAAAAGCGTGAGAGCGATGTTTATGGTGTGCGGTGCTGTGAGGGAGTTGGTTTTTCAGGACTGTTGGGGCTTGGATAATGACATGTTCAGCTTGGCTGGTACTTGCAG GAGGGTAGAGTTCCTATCTTTAGAAGGATGCTCCTTGCTAACTACCGAAGGTCTGGCCTCTGTAATTCTTTCTTGGAAGGAGCTTCAAAGTCTTAGAGTTGTATCCTGTAAGAATATAAAGGATAGTGAAATATCTCCTTCACTCTCAAccttgttttctgtttttaaagAGTTGAAGTGGAGACCAAATacaaagtctcttcttccatcGAGTCTTGTGGGGACTGGCATGGGGAAGAAAGGCAGTAAATTTTTCAAGAGGATGTGA